Genomic segment of Candidatus Deferrimicrobiaceae bacterium:
CCCCGTGATGCGGATCCTCATCATCGCGGCGGCCGTCTCCGTATTCGTGGCTGCCGTCGAAGCGCTCGCCGAAGCGCCCTCCGGCACGTCGCCCGCCGGAAGCCTGCTCGACGCGCTCCTGCGAGGGCGCTTCACCGAGAGCGCCGGCATCCTTATCGCGATCCTCCTCGCCACAACCCTCGCCTTCCTGAACGAATACCAGGCGGCGCGCGACTTCGACCTGTTAAACAAGGCCAGCGACGACATCCCCATCAAGGTGGTCCGGGAAGGCAACGTCACGGTGATCCCGCGGCAGGAACTGGTACGGGGCGACCTCCTGCTGCTGGAAGCCGGCGAGGAAGTGCCAGGCGACGGAACGCTGCTCGAATCCGTCTCGATGATGTCCGACGAATCGCGGCTGACCGGCGAGTCGATGCCGGTCTGCAAGTCCGTGACGCTCGAGGGGATCCCTACCGACGAGGCGCATTCCGCCTACCCTTACAACGCGCTGCTTCGCGGCACGATCGTGGTCGACGGGCACGGGCTGCTCGAGGTGACCGCGGTCGGCGACGCTTCCGAGATCGGCCGGACGGCGCGGGCCGCCTCCGAGAAGACGCAGGAGATCACTCCGCTCACCCGCCAGACGACCCGCCTTTCGCGCGTCATCGGCGTCTTCGGCTTCGGCGCGTCCGGCCTCATCTTCGCGCTGCTCGTCGCCCGAGGCGCCGCAACCGGCGACGTCGCCCTGACGACCGGGCAGTGGCGCTTTTTCGGTATTCTGGCGCTCGGCGTCCTGGTGGCGCTGTCGCGCGTCTGGATGCCGATCTTCAACGACGCGGTCCGGCTGCTCGGCGTCCGGAAGGAACCGCCCCGGTGGACCGAAAACGGAAGCGTTCCCGGCTGGGCGGCGTCCGTGCTCGGCGGGGGGCTGCTGTTCGGAGTCGCGCTCCTCGCGGCGCAGTGGTGCGGCTGGATCCCCCCGGGCGAGGCCGCGTGGCTCCCGCACGACCCGGCGCGGGAGATCCTGAACTACTTCATGATCTCGGTGACCATCATCGTCGCGGCGGTGCCGGAAGGGCTTCCGATGAGCGTCACGCTGAGCCTCGCCTACAGCATGAAAAAGATGACCGCCACCAACAACCTCGTCCGCCGGATGCATGCGTGCGAGACGATCGGCGCGGCCACGGTCATCTGCTCCGACAAGACGGGCACCCTGACCCGCAACGAGATGCGCGTATGCGACGACGGCTTCCCGGGGATTCCGGAAGGGTCGTTCTCGCCGGCGTTTCCCGCCGCCCGCCGCATCGCCGAATCGGTCGCCGCGAACAGTACGGCCCACCTCGACTTCGGCGATTCGGAAGCGCCGCTCCCCGTAGGCAACCCGACCGAGGGGGCGCTGCTGCTCTGGCTGCACGAGGCGGGCTTCGACTACAAGGCGCTGCGCGACGGGTTTCGCACCGGCTACCAGTGGACCTTTTCGACCGAGCGCAAATTCATGGGCACGGCCGGCGTCTCCGGCATCGACGGCGAAGACGTCCTTTTCGCGAAAGGCGCCCCCGAGATCATCGTCGAGCGATGCGCCACGTTCCTTTCCGGGGATGGGGAGGTGCCGATCGAAGGAAGGATCGGCGCGATCGAGGAATCGATCCGCACCTACCAGCGGCGGGGCATGCGCACCATCGGCTTCGCCCTCCGGACCCGTCCGCCGCGCGATCCCGACCTCGACCTCGAGGACGTGGCCGTCGGAATGACGTGGCTTGGCTTCGTCGCCATCGCCGATCCCGTCCGCGACGACGTGCCGGGCGCCGTCAAGGCGTGCCGGGAGGCGGGCGTCGGCGTCAAGATCGTCACCGGCGACAACCCCGAGACGGCTCAGGAGATCGCGCGTCAGATCGGCTTGTGGACCGACGCCGACACGCCTGAGCATCACGTCACGGGCCCCGCGTTCGAGGCGCTGACCGATGCGCAGGTCGCCCTTGTCGTGCACGACCTCAAGATCCTGTCCCGCGCGCGACCGGCCGACAAGCTCCGCCTCGTCAAGGCGCTGCAGGCCGAAGGGCAGGTGGTCGCCGTCACGGGCGACGGGACCAACGACGGCCCCGCCCTCAACCACGCCGACGTCGGGCTTGCTATGGGGAAGACAGGCACCGCCGTGGCGAAGGAGGCGAGCGATATCATCCTGCTCGATGATTCCTTCAACAGCATCGTGAACGCCATCCGCTGGGGGCGCGCCGTCTACCTGAACATCCAGCGCTTCATCCTGTTCCAGCTCACCATCAGCGTCGCGGCGCTCGGCACCTCGTTCATCGGCCCCTTCCTGGGCGTGAAGATCCCGTTCACCGTCACGCAGATCCTCTGGATCAACCTCATCATGGACACCTTCGCCGCCCTCGCGCTGGCGACCGAGCCGCCGCACGCCGGGATCATGCGGAAGAAGCCGAGGCGCCCCGAGGAATTCATCGTCTCGAAGCCCATGGCCCGCGAGCTCTTCGTCACGGCCGGCTGCTTCCTGGCGCTCTTCGTCGGCGGGTTGCTCCTCATGAATTCGGACGGCGTCGTCACCCCCCGGGAGCATTCGATCTTTTTCACCGGCTTCGTCCTGCTCCAGTTCTGGAACCTGTTCAACGCGCGCTGCTTCGGGCTGCGGCACTCGGCCTTCACGGGGCTTGGAAAGAACGGCGCCTTCCTGCTGATCGCGGCCACCATCCTGATCGGCCAGTCGCTCGTCACGCAGGTCGGCGGCGCCGTGTTCCGCACCGTGCCGCTCGCGTTTGCGGACTGGGCAATCCTCCTGGCCGCGACCTCGGTCGTGCTCTGGGCGGGCGAGCTGCGCCGGTGGCTGTCGCGCCGGGGATCGACGCACCGGAAGGCCGCATGACGGATCCCGCTCCCTTCCCCCCCCGGGCC
This window contains:
- a CDS encoding calcium-translocating P-type ATPase, PMCA-type, which gives rise to MTHASHQGLTASGVEESRRLHGPNLLTPPKRDPWWKLYFEKFDDPVMRILIIAAAVSVFVAAVEALAEAPSGTSPAGSLLDALLRGRFTESAGILIAILLATTLAFLNEYQAARDFDLLNKASDDIPIKVVREGNVTVIPRQELVRGDLLLLEAGEEVPGDGTLLESVSMMSDESRLTGESMPVCKSVTLEGIPTDEAHSAYPYNALLRGTIVVDGHGLLEVTAVGDASEIGRTARAASEKTQEITPLTRQTTRLSRVIGVFGFGASGLIFALLVARGAATGDVALTTGQWRFFGILALGVLVALSRVWMPIFNDAVRLLGVRKEPPRWTENGSVPGWAASVLGGGLLFGVALLAAQWCGWIPPGEAAWLPHDPAREILNYFMISVTIIVAAVPEGLPMSVTLSLAYSMKKMTATNNLVRRMHACETIGAATVICSDKTGTLTRNEMRVCDDGFPGIPEGSFSPAFPAARRIAESVAANSTAHLDFGDSEAPLPVGNPTEGALLLWLHEAGFDYKALRDGFRTGYQWTFSTERKFMGTAGVSGIDGEDVLFAKGAPEIIVERCATFLSGDGEVPIEGRIGAIEESIRTYQRRGMRTIGFALRTRPPRDPDLDLEDVAVGMTWLGFVAIADPVRDDVPGAVKACREAGVGVKIVTGDNPETAQEIARQIGLWTDADTPEHHVTGPAFEALTDAQVALVVHDLKILSRARPADKLRLVKALQAEGQVVAVTGDGTNDGPALNHADVGLAMGKTGTAVAKEASDIILLDDSFNSIVNAIRWGRAVYLNIQRFILFQLTISVAALGTSFIGPFLGVKIPFTVTQILWINLIMDTFAALALATEPPHAGIMRKKPRRPEEFIVSKPMARELFVTAGCFLALFVGGLLLMNSDGVVTPREHSIFFTGFVLLQFWNLFNARCFGLRHSAFTGLGKNGAFLLIAATILIGQSLVTQVGGAVFRTVPLAFADWAILLAATSVVLWAGELRRWLSRRGSTHRKAA